The Actinomycetes bacterium genome has a segment encoding these proteins:
- a CDS encoding thioredoxin domain-containing protein has translation MPNRLAGSTSPYLLQHQDNPVDWHEWGEEAFDEARRRDVPILLSVGYAACHWCHVMAHESFEDPATAALMNAGFVNVKVDREERPDVDAVYMDYVTALTGRGGWPMTVFATPDGRPFYAGTYFPPRPVSGMPSFPQVLTAIAETWRQERGAVEDAAARIGAELDRRTSAGAGGAPPDVASLARAVEVVREGFDGVGFGRAPKFPPSVVMEWLLRHHARTGDASALEMVTATAEAMARGGIYDQLAGGFARYSVDADWVVPHFEKMLYDNALLLRLYAHLWRATGSALAERVVRETTSFLLDDLRTVEGGFASALDADTGGVEGATYVWTPAQLGQTLGERDGAWAADLFAVSADGTFEHGTSTLQLRADPDDAVRWADVRDRLRKARASRPQPMRDDKVVTSWNGLAIAALADAGALFDEPAWVEAARECAETLMDVHRQGDRLVRASRAGRAGRHVGVLEDYADLAEGLLALYAATGEGRWLAWSGDLLDTVLVHFADGAGGFYDTADDAEELLRRPQDPTDNATPSGWAAAAGALLSYAALTGSARHREAAEAALGVYRLLASEHPRFAGWGLAVAEAMVDGPREVALVGPPDDPGTKALRRAALLADVPGLVLAVGDPAEAPSAPLLAGRGLVAGRAAAYVCRGFVCERPVTTPEELRAQLSS, from the coding sequence GTGCCCAATCGTCTCGCCGGATCGACGAGCCCGTACTTGTTGCAGCACCAAGACAATCCGGTGGACTGGCACGAGTGGGGCGAGGAGGCCTTCGACGAGGCACGGCGCCGCGACGTCCCGATCCTGCTCTCGGTCGGGTACGCGGCCTGCCACTGGTGCCACGTCATGGCTCACGAGTCCTTCGAGGACCCTGCGACCGCCGCGTTGATGAACGCGGGCTTCGTCAACGTCAAGGTCGACCGCGAGGAACGCCCCGACGTGGACGCGGTCTACATGGACTACGTCACCGCGCTGACCGGCCGAGGTGGCTGGCCGATGACGGTGTTCGCGACCCCCGATGGCCGGCCCTTCTATGCGGGCACCTACTTCCCGCCCCGTCCGGTTTCCGGGATGCCGTCCTTCCCGCAGGTGCTGACGGCGATCGCAGAGACCTGGCGTCAGGAGCGCGGGGCGGTCGAGGACGCGGCAGCCCGCATCGGGGCCGAGCTCGACCGCCGTACGTCCGCCGGGGCCGGCGGGGCGCCCCCCGACGTAGCCAGTCTCGCCAGGGCCGTCGAGGTCGTCCGCGAGGGCTTCGACGGCGTCGGCTTCGGGCGGGCGCCGAAGTTCCCGCCGTCGGTGGTCATGGAGTGGCTGCTGCGCCACCACGCGCGCACCGGCGACGCATCGGCCCTCGAGATGGTGACCGCCACCGCAGAGGCGATGGCCCGGGGCGGGATCTACGACCAGCTGGCCGGCGGGTTCGCGCGCTACAGCGTCGATGCGGACTGGGTCGTGCCGCACTTCGAGAAGATGCTGTACGACAACGCCTTGCTGCTGCGCCTCTACGCGCACCTGTGGCGGGCGACGGGGTCGGCCCTGGCGGAGCGCGTTGTGCGCGAGACGACGTCGTTCCTTCTGGACGACCTGCGGACGGTCGAGGGTGGCTTCGCCTCGGCCCTCGACGCCGACACCGGCGGCGTCGAGGGCGCGACGTACGTGTGGACTCCCGCCCAGCTCGGCCAGACGCTGGGCGAGCGGGACGGGGCCTGGGCCGCGGACCTGTTCGCCGTCTCTGCTGACGGGACCTTCGAGCACGGCACGTCGACGCTGCAGCTGCGCGCGGACCCAGACGACGCGGTGCGCTGGGCCGACGTCCGCGACCGGCTGCGCAAGGCCCGCGCGTCGCGGCCACAACCGATGCGCGACGACAAGGTCGTGACCTCCTGGAACGGCCTCGCGATCGCGGCCCTCGCCGACGCCGGCGCGCTGTTCGACGAGCCGGCCTGGGTCGAGGCGGCGCGGGAGTGCGCCGAGACGCTGATGGACGTGCACCGGCAGGGCGACCGGCTGGTCCGGGCGTCTCGGGCCGGCCGGGCGGGACGCCATGTCGGGGTGCTCGAGGACTACGCGGACCTCGCCGAGGGCCTCCTCGCGCTGTACGCCGCCACCGGCGAGGGTCGGTGGCTCGCCTGGTCGGGGGACCTGCTCGACACCGTCCTCGTGCACTTCGCCGACGGCGCCGGCGGCTTCTACGACACCGCCGACGACGCGGAGGAGCTGCTGCGCCGGCCCCAGGACCCGACCGACAACGCCACCCCGTCCGGGTGGGCGGCCGCGGCCGGTGCGCTGCTGTCCTACGCCGCCCTCACGGGGTCGGCCCGCCACCGGGAGGCGGCGGAGGCCGCGCTCGGGGTCTACCGGCTCCTGGCGAGCGAGCATCCCCGCTTCGCCGGCTGGGGGCTGGCGGTCGCCGAGGCCATGGTCGACGGGCCGCGAGAGGTCGCGCTCGTGGGCCCCCCCGACGACCCCGGCACGAAGGCCCTGCGCAGAGCCGCGCTGCTGGCGGACGTACCCGGCCTGGTGCTGGCCGTCGGCGACCCGGCGGAAGCGCCGAGCGCGCCGCTGCTCGCCGGGCGGGGGCTCGTGGCCGGCCGCGCCGCGGCGTACGTCTGCCGCGGCTTCGTCTGCGAGCGGCCGGTGACGACCCCGGAGGAGCTCCGCGCCCAGCTGTCGTCCTGA